A single region of the Variovorax paradoxus genome encodes:
- a CDS encoding GDP-L-fucose synthase family protein codes for MRIYVAGHRGMVGQSLMKRLRSLGHEVVTRGREELDLLDQEAVRRFFATEQIDQVYLAAARVGGIHANMTYPAEFIYQNLLIAANVTHQAFLANVRRLLFLGSSCIYPRLAEQPIHEDALLSGKLEPTNEPYAIAKIAGIKLCESYNRQYGASHGIDYRSVMPTNLYGPGDNYHAQNSHVVPALIRRFHLAKTENASEVVIWGTGRARREFLYVDDMADGCIAVMDMTRDSYEQHTTPMCAHINLGTGEDLSIGELAALIGDVVGYSGRIRFDTSQPDGAPRKLLDVSCAAAIGWHATVPLEEGLRRTYAAYQEAIRPVQEIAHA; via the coding sequence ATGCGTATATACGTTGCTGGTCATCGCGGCATGGTGGGTCAGTCGCTCATGAAGCGCCTGCGCAGCCTCGGGCACGAGGTCGTCACGCGCGGACGTGAAGAGCTCGACCTGCTCGACCAGGAGGCAGTGCGCCGGTTCTTCGCCACCGAGCAGATCGACCAGGTCTATCTCGCGGCGGCAAGGGTCGGCGGCATCCACGCCAACATGACTTACCCGGCGGAGTTCATCTACCAGAACCTCCTGATCGCCGCCAATGTCACGCACCAGGCGTTCCTTGCGAACGTCAGGCGTCTCCTGTTCCTCGGCTCGAGCTGCATCTACCCGCGGCTTGCCGAGCAGCCCATCCACGAAGATGCGCTGCTCAGCGGCAAGCTCGAGCCGACGAACGAACCTTATGCAATCGCCAAGATTGCAGGCATCAAGCTGTGCGAGAGCTACAACCGGCAATACGGTGCCTCCCACGGCATCGACTACCGCAGCGTGATGCCGACCAACCTGTACGGGCCCGGCGACAACTACCACGCGCAGAACAGCCACGTGGTCCCGGCCCTCATCAGGCGCTTTCACCTGGCCAAGACGGAAAACGCGTCCGAGGTGGTGATCTGGGGCACCGGCCGCGCGCGTCGCGAGTTCCTCTATGTCGACGACATGGCCGACGGCTGCATCGCAGTCATGGACATGACGCGCGACAGCTACGAGCAGCACACCACGCCCATGTGCGCGCACATCAATCTCGGCACGGGTGAAGACCTGTCGATCGGCGAACTGGCGGCGCTGATCGGCGACGTCGTCGGCTACAGCGGCCGGATCCGCTTCGACACCTCGCAGCCGGACGGCGCGCCCAGGAAGCTGCTCGATGTGTCGTGCGCAGCGGCCATCGGGTGGCACGCCACGGTGCCGCTCGAAGAAGGCCTGCGCCGCACCTATGCGGCATACCAGGAGGCGATCCGTCCGGTCCAAGAGATCGCCCACGCCTGA
- a CDS encoding glycosyltransferase, translated as MYKYLFYDSISLNKGAGGVLNVSDLLLRRMRMCKGDHIQPISERHPGIYAVAQRLRVSRFLVEILLYNYHRLRALVSGETVFSLFPNYFLPFTLFGRHRDSIVVIHDLQYKAYPQYFSRTKRLWLDWCLRRVARSAADVVFISRSSQQDFERYFGRCEHPTVIFNPVEATRSPGPPGPVKPGRAAVIGERYLIASYHYYPHKNFDGTLKLFERMKREGLVDWLDVTGNGAAEVKRMAALMGPAISGCVRHRGMVSRKELTQLYCGAAAFISLSAFEGFNLSAAEAATLGVPLLLSDIPVHRELFGDYAFLIGNGATDLDGLSRYLAEHRSKQPAWTLAEACAPGTVARRYLTLKHEAVSLAGAM; from the coding sequence ATGTACAAATACCTCTTCTACGACTCGATCAGCCTCAACAAGGGCGCGGGCGGCGTGCTGAACGTGTCCGATCTTCTGCTGCGCCGGATGCGCATGTGCAAGGGCGACCACATCCAGCCGATCAGCGAGCGGCACCCGGGCATCTACGCCGTCGCGCAGCGCCTGAGGGTCAGCCGTTTCCTGGTGGAGATACTGCTCTACAACTATCACCGGCTGCGGGCACTGGTGTCCGGCGAGACCGTGTTCTCGCTGTTCCCCAACTACTTTCTGCCGTTCACGCTTTTCGGGCGCCACCGCGATTCGATCGTGGTAATTCACGACCTGCAGTACAAGGCCTACCCGCAGTACTTCAGCCGCACCAAGCGCTTGTGGCTCGACTGGTGCCTGCGGCGCGTGGCGCGCAGCGCGGCTGACGTGGTGTTCATCAGCAGAAGCAGCCAGCAGGATTTCGAGCGCTACTTCGGACGCTGCGAGCACCCGACGGTCATCTTCAATCCGGTGGAGGCAACCCGCTCGCCCGGCCCGCCGGGACCGGTCAAGCCGGGGCGCGCGGCTGTCATTGGAGAGCGCTACCTCATTGCTTCGTACCACTACTACCCCCACAAGAACTTCGACGGCACGCTGAAGCTGTTCGAACGCATGAAGCGGGAGGGCCTGGTCGACTGGCTGGACGTCACCGGCAACGGTGCGGCGGAAGTGAAGCGGATGGCCGCCCTTATGGGACCCGCCATCAGCGGCTGCGTGCGCCATAGAGGAATGGTCTCGCGCAAGGAACTGACGCAGCTGTACTGCGGCGCGGCGGCGTTCATTTCGCTTTCGGCGTTCGAGGGCTTCAACCTGTCCGCCGCCGAGGCTGCCACGCTGGGCGTGCCGCTGCTGCTGTCGGACATTCCGGTGCACCGGGAGCTGTTCGGCGACTACGCCTTCCTCATCGGCAACGGCGCCACCGACCTCGACGGGTTGTCGCGCTACCTGGCCGAGCACCGCTCCAAGCAGCCGGCCTGGACCCTCGCCGAAGCCTGCGCGCCGGGCACCGTGGCAAGGCGCTACCTCACGCTCAAGCATGAAGCCGTTTCGCTCGCGGGGGCCATGTAA
- a CDS encoding oligosaccharide flippase family protein produces MNLLDRSITLPGFRAVQLRGLGALASRLYAYMSGFLAVFLMAAYVSPAEFGEYSIYQSVLEAALMVGTLGSSLLFSREAASVPPGVSRGDVLRTLAIGIPLATLLVALILKVQHLPVVGVPFALIVSTLAVFSFISLRLSYSRGMGYAGLLNLETGIRSSILVLGVAALIVLGFELGAWQLLLINLVAFLLVGAASMRTGWAAGPPRGRPALRLQSQGGATVYSLLMFLLRKSDLLVIAFFMPLGYVGAFKVAFLLAEAPSQFVQAFLYTKTRAMLGAEAGKLDASTLQLARQSFLLGCALFAALAALITVAAPLLKVGHEALEIFLCIAPYFLLRTYTIHHEMLLALKSPVAALGGWALLEVALRLLSYGVVVSVFPGKPHYVFFIAFVSDFLLYEVRMRALFGFYPIVRLVRGSFERAS; encoded by the coding sequence ATGAACCTCCTAGACCGCTCCATCACCCTGCCCGGCTTTCGCGCGGTGCAGCTGCGCGGCCTGGGTGCGCTGGCTTCGCGGCTCTATGCCTACATGTCGGGCTTCCTGGCCGTGTTTCTGATGGCGGCGTATGTCTCGCCCGCGGAGTTCGGCGAGTACTCGATCTACCAATCGGTGCTGGAAGCGGCGCTGATGGTGGGAACGCTGGGCAGTTCGCTGCTGTTCTCGCGCGAAGCCGCCAGCGTGCCGCCGGGCGTGAGCCGGGGCGACGTGCTGCGCACGCTGGCCATCGGCATTCCGCTGGCCACGCTGCTGGTCGCGCTGATCCTGAAGGTTCAACACCTGCCGGTGGTGGGCGTGCCCTTTGCGTTGATCGTTTCCACGCTCGCAGTGTTCTCGTTCATCAGCCTGCGCCTTTCCTATAGCCGGGGGATGGGCTACGCGGGGTTGCTCAACCTGGAGACGGGCATCCGGTCGAGCATCCTGGTGCTCGGCGTCGCAGCTCTCATCGTGCTGGGGTTCGAACTGGGTGCCTGGCAGCTGCTGCTCATCAACCTCGTGGCCTTCTTGCTCGTAGGGGCGGCCAGCATGCGCACCGGGTGGGCCGCGGGACCGCCGCGTGGCCGGCCCGCGCTGCGTCTCCAGTCGCAGGGCGGCGCCACCGTCTATTCGCTGCTGATGTTCCTGCTTCGCAAGTCGGACCTGCTGGTGATCGCCTTCTTCATGCCGCTCGGATACGTGGGCGCTTTCAAGGTCGCCTTTCTGCTGGCGGAAGCCCCGTCGCAGTTCGTGCAGGCGTTTCTCTATACGAAGACGCGCGCCATGCTCGGCGCCGAGGCCGGCAAGCTCGATGCGTCGACGCTGCAGCTGGCCAGGCAATCGTTCCTGCTGGGCTGCGCGCTCTTTGCCGCGCTGGCCGCGCTCATCACGGTTGCCGCACCGCTGCTCAAGGTGGGGCACGAGGCGCTGGAGATCTTCCTGTGCATTGCGCCGTATTTCCTGCTGCGCACCTACACGATCCACCACGAGATGCTGCTCGCACTCAAGAGCCCGGTGGCCGCGCTCGGCGGCTGGGCATTGCTCGAGGTGGCGCTTCGGCTGCTGTCGTACGGCGTGGTGGTGTCGGTTTTTCCGGGCAAGCCGCACTACGTTTTCTTCATCGCCTTCGTGTCCGACTTTCTTCTCTACGAGGTGCGCATGCGCGCGCTGTTCGGCTTCTATCCGATCGTGCGGCTGGTCCGCGGTTCCTTTGAAAGGGCGTCGTGA
- a CDS encoding glycosyltransferase WbuB, with translation MKILLYSMNFTPELVGIGKYSGEMAQWLHAKGHDVRVIASPPFFPNWAVSEGHSAWAYRKTDWNGITVWRAPTWVPARPRALARLAHLFSFMVSSMPLLFAQIRWKPDLVFVVEPPLFCAPSVLFFSRMLGIKSWLHIQDYEVDAAFGMGLVRGARVRRFALSVERWLLGRFNRVSTISAAMLDKARDKGIDETRLVLLPNWVDVRSIFPQPAGASDADGTTGYRNMLGIPADEVVVLYAGSLGAKQGIELLADAAHRLVAAAHIHFVFCGNGPSREPLKAACANLPRVHFIDLQPAERLNELLGMADIHVLPQRADAADLVMPSKLAGMLASGKAVIVTAHEGTELSNVVSGRGMVVAPGDADALADAIAQLAMSRPQREAMGAAARSFAETELDRNAILQRLERELMRCVAEPLAVPAPTGSRP, from the coding sequence GTGAAAATTCTGCTTTACTCGATGAACTTCACGCCCGAGCTGGTCGGCATCGGCAAGTACTCGGGCGAGATGGCGCAGTGGCTGCATGCAAAGGGCCATGACGTGCGCGTAATCGCATCGCCGCCCTTCTTTCCGAACTGGGCAGTGTCCGAAGGGCATTCGGCCTGGGCCTACCGCAAGACGGACTGGAACGGCATCACCGTCTGGCGCGCCCCGACCTGGGTGCCCGCGCGGCCCCGGGCGCTGGCGCGCCTGGCGCACCTCTTCTCTTTCATGGTGTCGAGCATGCCTTTGCTCTTCGCGCAGATCCGCTGGAAGCCGGACCTGGTCTTCGTGGTCGAGCCGCCCCTTTTCTGCGCGCCGTCCGTGCTCTTCTTCTCGCGGATGCTGGGCATCAAGTCGTGGCTGCACATCCAGGACTACGAGGTGGACGCCGCCTTTGGCATGGGCCTGGTGCGCGGCGCGCGGGTGCGGCGCTTCGCGCTCTCGGTGGAGCGCTGGCTGCTGGGTCGGTTCAACCGCGTATCGACCATCTCGGCCGCCATGCTCGACAAGGCAAGGGACAAGGGCATCGACGAAACCCGGCTGGTGCTGCTGCCCAACTGGGTGGATGTGCGTTCGATCTTTCCGCAACCCGCCGGTGCATCGGATGCAGACGGCACCACCGGCTACCGGAACATGCTCGGCATTCCGGCGGACGAGGTGGTGGTGCTCTACGCGGGAAGCCTGGGGGCCAAGCAGGGCATCGAGCTGCTGGCCGATGCGGCGCACCGCCTGGTCGCGGCGGCGCATATCCACTTTGTCTTCTGCGGCAACGGCCCGAGCCGCGAGCCGCTGAAGGCCGCCTGCGCGAACCTGCCGCGCGTCCACTTCATCGACTTGCAGCCTGCCGAGCGGCTCAACGAACTGCTGGGCATGGCGGACATCCACGTGCTGCCGCAGCGCGCCGACGCCGCGGACCTGGTCATGCCTTCGAAGCTGGCCGGCATGCTCGCGAGCGGCAAGGCCGTGATCGTGACGGCCCATGAGGGCACCGAACTGAGCAACGTGGTGTCCGGCCGCGGCATGGTGGTTGCCCCCGGCGACGCGGACGCATTGGCCGACGCCATCGCGCAGCTCGCGATGTCTCGCCCGCAACGCGAAGCCATGGGTGCGGCCGCCCGTTCCTTCGCGGAAACAGAGCTGGACCGCAACGCCATTCTTCAGCGCCTGGAGCGCGAGCTGATGCGTTGCGTGGCCGAGCCGCTCGCGGTTCCCGCTCCCACCGGATCCAGGCCATGA
- a CDS encoding LuxR C-terminal-related transcriptional regulator, with protein sequence MSDTAPHSSDSPDSARASERRTVYPSGVCPPAEPLWPHFLTGQEDAPVRVLLVDDDEFMRRVIAQELLSDMRIQLEAQAGSVRDGRRLLTTHEFDVLMVDLRLGDGSGFELIREARKLHRYCEIIVISAMEDDAHVMHAFELGATGYLLKHAWLQSFAQAVLQVVNGGAAITPKLARRLLTRMNQQTSEPPPVETPQREVTLTTREREVLRCVARGCVSKEISMRLGISGQTVNAHIKNIYKKLQVHSRAQAVSFATNTGQL encoded by the coding sequence ATGTCCGACACCGCGCCTCACTCTTCCGACTCCCCTGACTCCGCTCGGGCGTCCGAGCGCCGCACGGTTTATCCGTCCGGCGTCTGTCCTCCGGCCGAACCGCTGTGGCCGCATTTCCTGACGGGGCAGGAAGATGCTCCGGTCCGCGTGCTGCTCGTCGACGACGACGAGTTCATGCGCCGCGTGATTGCCCAGGAGCTGCTGTCGGACATGCGCATCCAGCTGGAGGCGCAGGCCGGCAGCGTGCGCGACGGCCGCCGCCTGCTGACGACCCACGAGTTCGACGTGCTGATGGTCGACCTGCGGCTCGGCGACGGATCGGGGTTCGAGCTCATCCGCGAGGCACGCAAGCTGCACCGCTACTGCGAAATCATCGTGATCTCGGCCATGGAAGACGACGCTCATGTGATGCATGCCTTCGAGCTCGGCGCCACGGGCTACCTGCTCAAGCATGCATGGCTGCAGAGCTTTGCGCAGGCGGTGCTGCAGGTGGTGAACGGCGGCGCGGCGATCACGCCCAAGCTGGCGCGGCGCCTGCTCACGCGCATGAACCAGCAGACCAGCGAACCGCCTCCGGTCGAAACACCGCAGCGCGAGGTAACGCTGACGACTCGCGAGCGCGAAGTGCTTCGCTGCGTGGCGCGCGGCTGCGTGTCGAAGGAGATCAGCATGAGGCTCGGAATCTCGGGGCAGACGGTCAACGCCCACATCAAGAACATCTACAAGAAGCTGCAAGTGCATTCGCGCGCACAGGCCGTGAGCTTCGCCACCAACACCGGGCAGCTCTGA
- a CDS encoding mannose-1-phosphate guanylyltransferase/mannose-6-phosphate isomerase: protein MNTPIIHPVVLCGGSGTRLWPLSRKTLPKQFAPLIGDKSLLQMTLERLCSLNRNITCIASEDHRFLVREAVEKAGATGRQILEPMARNTAAAMAAAALLAGKDDLLLFAPSDHHIPDTPLFAETIRRGVDAALAGHIVTFGVMPSFASTAYGYIEAGAVSADGCSRAVVRFVEKPTAAVAESLILHGGYSWNAGIFLVRASTLIAALNAHAPDILLACERATAGVSSEGSFDRLDPEAFQSCRSDSIDYAVLEKQQNIAVVKFEGAWSDVGSWNAVATLHPDDGTGNRLSGQARTLRSRNTFIHAPHRPVVALGTEDLIIVDTPDAVLVAKSDCAEQVGEVVRMLAQQGQAEATEHRRVVRPWGAYDRLDFGDRFQVKRLTVNPGAKLSLQMHHHRAEHWIVVRGTARATCDGQVSLVRENESIYLPSGAIHRLENPGKTMLEVIEVQTGSYLGEDDIVRFDDTYGRCASIKTQPETVAAMPPEALAASGGVSAGTQLAAHP from the coding sequence ATGAACACCCCCATCATCCATCCCGTCGTGCTCTGCGGAGGCAGCGGCACGCGCCTGTGGCCGCTCTCGCGCAAGACGCTTCCCAAGCAGTTCGCACCGCTGATCGGCGACAAGAGCCTGCTGCAGATGACCCTGGAGCGCCTGTGCAGCCTGAACCGCAACATTACCTGCATCGCATCCGAAGACCACCGCTTCCTGGTGCGCGAGGCGGTTGAGAAGGCCGGCGCGACGGGACGCCAGATCCTGGAGCCGATGGCGCGCAACACCGCAGCGGCCATGGCGGCGGCGGCACTGCTCGCCGGCAAGGACGACCTGCTGCTGTTCGCCCCCTCCGACCACCATATTCCCGACACACCGCTGTTCGCCGAAACGATACGGCGCGGCGTGGACGCGGCGTTGGCGGGGCACATCGTGACCTTCGGTGTGATGCCCTCTTTCGCAAGCACCGCCTATGGCTACATCGAAGCCGGCGCGGTGTCGGCCGACGGCTGCAGCCGAGCCGTGGTGCGATTCGTCGAAAAGCCCACGGCGGCGGTGGCCGAATCGCTGATCCTGCACGGTGGCTACAGCTGGAACGCGGGCATCTTCCTGGTGCGGGCAAGCACGCTGATTGCGGCGTTGAACGCCCACGCGCCCGACATCCTGCTGGCCTGCGAGCGCGCGACTGCCGGCGTTTCGAGCGAAGGCAGTTTCGACCGCCTCGATCCCGAGGCCTTCCAGTCCTGCCGCAGCGACAGCATCGACTACGCGGTGCTCGAAAAGCAGCAGAACATTGCCGTGGTGAAGTTCGAAGGCGCCTGGAGCGATGTGGGAAGCTGGAACGCGGTGGCCACGCTGCACCCGGACGACGGAACCGGCAACCGGCTGAGCGGCCAGGCCAGAACGCTGCGTTCGCGCAATACCTTCATTCATGCGCCGCACCGGCCGGTGGTTGCCCTGGGCACCGAAGACCTGATCATCGTGGACACGCCCGACGCCGTGCTGGTGGCAAAGTCGGATTGCGCCGAGCAGGTGGGCGAGGTGGTGCGCATGCTCGCACAGCAAGGCCAGGCCGAAGCGACCGAACACCGGCGCGTGGTGCGGCCCTGGGGCGCCTACGACAGGCTCGACTTCGGCGACCGCTTCCAGGTGAAGCGCCTCACGGTGAACCCGGGCGCCAAGCTGTCGCTGCAAATGCACCACCACCGCGCCGAGCATTGGATCGTGGTGCGCGGCACGGCCAGGGCCACGTGCGACGGCCAGGTCAGCCTGGTGCGGGAGAACGAATCCATCTACCTGCCTTCGGGCGCGATCCACCGGCTCGAGAACCCGGGCAAGACCATGCTCGAAGTGATCGAGGTGCAGACCGGCAGCTACCTGGGCGAGGACGACATCGTCCGCTTCGACGACACCTACGGCCGTTGCGCCTCGATCAAAACGCAGCCCGAGACGGTGGCTGCGATGCCGCCCGAGGCGTTGGCTGCAAGCGGCGGCGTGAGCGCGGGCACACAGCTGGCGGCACATCCCTGA
- a CDS encoding error-prone DNA polymerase translates to MPDLSEKQLRGRNSAKVHALPLPLRKKPPPTLPDYAELHCLTNFSFQRGASTPEEMVERAYQLGYTALAITDECSVAGIVRAHVCLRELTSKLDEYEREHPDEPPIPRNPGFRLLFGSEFRFERFRLVVIANDTEGWGNLCEFITAARNTELPKGEYRVSWDESDVASLQHCQVLFVPHRAPGGAMDVASLHEDLLAAKALYGENLWLAVEMLNELDDDLWFVTLMQAGEHTGVPLVAAGDVHMHARSAKPLHDVLTAVREGKTVAECGFALQSNAERHLRQRVRLAELYLPEMLSNTLVVAERCRFDPNVIRETYKYPLETVGNHETPVQTLVRKTWEGAAVRFPGGIPNKVREQVEKELALIVELKYEMFFLTVEDIVRFARSQHILCQGRGSSANSVVCYCLGITAVSPEKGHLLFERFLSRHRNEPPDIDVDFEHQRREEVIQYIYKKYGRERAAIAAVVICYRARSALRDVGKAIGIDERLIDEFAKDHYWFDDTVLGEQLFKAAARVGVEEDELKLVQWIEMTQRLKGFPRHLSQHVGGFVLTHTKLTRLVPVEKASMVDRSVIQWEKDDLEAMGMLKVDVLALGMLSAIRRGLDHMNRWRGSMMEMHHIPNDDQKVFDMICDADTIGVFQIESRAQMSMLPRLKPRCYEDLVIEVAIVRPGPIQGGMVHPYLKQRERVAKHLPIHYEKEELKEALGRTLGVPIFQEQVMQIAMIAAKFTADEADQLRRAMAAWKRKGGLEKFHEKLVQGMVDNGYKASFAEAIFKQILGFGDYGFPESHAASFALLVTVSSWLKNYEPACFLAALLDSQPMGFYSPSQLVQDARRHGVEVRPVDVTCSDIDTTLEARAPDAPRMPPGTDARYADRLGNENQPAVRLGLNRVSSLSKEGAERLLAARAQAPFTSTEDLALRAELDGKDMAALAAADALMSLSGHRRQQVWDATAQRRSPALLKGVPINEQVLQLPAAPEGEEIVGDYAALGLTLRRHPLALLRPRLARMKLMSAEELRSLPSGQTARACGIVKGRQRPGTANGTIFVTLEDETGNVNVIVWSHVIEAWREPLLKSHLLAVQGTWQRDDETGGKVQHLIATGFKDLTPLMGRLAQSNTSRDFH, encoded by the coding sequence ATGCCTGACCTGAGCGAGAAGCAGCTGCGCGGACGCAACTCCGCCAAGGTGCATGCGCTGCCGTTGCCCTTGCGCAAGAAGCCGCCGCCCACGCTGCCCGACTATGCCGAGCTGCATTGCCTGACCAACTTCAGCTTCCAGCGCGGCGCCTCGACGCCCGAGGAGATGGTCGAGCGCGCCTACCAGCTCGGCTACACGGCGCTGGCCATTACCGACGAATGCTCGGTGGCCGGCATCGTGCGCGCGCATGTCTGCCTGCGCGAGTTGACGTCCAAGCTCGACGAGTACGAGCGCGAGCACCCCGACGAGCCGCCGATTCCGCGCAACCCCGGCTTCCGGCTGTTGTTCGGCAGCGAGTTCCGCTTCGAGCGCTTCAGGCTCGTGGTGATCGCGAATGACACCGAGGGCTGGGGCAACCTGTGCGAGTTCATCACCGCCGCGCGCAACACCGAGCTGCCCAAGGGCGAGTACCGCGTGAGCTGGGACGAGAGCGACGTGGCTTCGCTGCAGCACTGCCAGGTTCTCTTCGTGCCGCACAGGGCGCCGGGCGGTGCCATGGACGTCGCCTCGCTGCATGAAGACCTGCTGGCCGCCAAGGCGCTCTATGGAGAGAACCTGTGGCTGGCGGTGGAAATGCTCAACGAGCTCGACGACGACCTGTGGTTTGTCACGCTGATGCAGGCGGGCGAGCACACGGGCGTGCCGCTCGTGGCGGCCGGCGACGTGCACATGCATGCGCGCTCTGCCAAGCCGCTGCACGACGTGCTCACGGCCGTGCGCGAAGGCAAGACCGTGGCCGAGTGCGGTTTTGCACTGCAGTCGAATGCCGAGCGGCATCTGCGGCAGCGGGTGCGGCTGGCCGAGCTGTATCTGCCCGAAATGCTGTCGAACACGCTGGTGGTGGCCGAGCGATGCCGGTTCGATCCCAATGTGATCCGCGAGACCTACAAGTACCCGCTCGAAACCGTGGGCAACCACGAGACGCCCGTGCAGACGCTGGTTCGCAAGACCTGGGAGGGTGCGGCAGTGCGCTTTCCCGGGGGCATTCCGAACAAGGTGCGCGAGCAGGTCGAGAAAGAACTCGCGCTGATCGTCGAGCTGAAGTACGAGATGTTCTTTCTCACGGTCGAAGACATCGTGCGCTTTGCGCGCTCGCAGCACATCCTTTGCCAGGGGCGCGGTTCTTCGGCCAACTCGGTCGTCTGCTACTGCCTGGGCATTACCGCGGTCAGCCCTGAAAAAGGCCATCTGCTGTTCGAGCGCTTCCTGAGCCGGCACCGCAACGAGCCGCCCGACATCGACGTCGACTTCGAGCACCAGCGGCGTGAAGAGGTCATCCAATACATCTACAAGAAGTACGGCCGCGAGCGCGCAGCCATTGCGGCCGTCGTCATCTGCTACCGCGCGCGCAGCGCCTTGCGCGACGTAGGCAAGGCCATTGGCATCGACGAACGCCTGATCGACGAGTTCGCAAAAGACCACTACTGGTTCGACGACACCGTGCTGGGCGAGCAATTGTTCAAGGCGGCCGCGCGCGTGGGTGTGGAAGAAGATGAGCTCAAGCTGGTGCAATGGATCGAGATGACGCAGCGCCTCAAGGGCTTTCCGCGCCACCTGAGCCAGCACGTGGGCGGCTTCGTGCTCACGCACACCAAGCTCACGCGGCTGGTGCCGGTCGAGAAGGCATCCATGGTGGATCGCTCGGTCATCCAGTGGGAGAAGGACGACCTCGAAGCCATGGGCATGCTCAAGGTCGACGTGCTCGCGCTCGGCATGCTCAGCGCCATACGCCGCGGGCTCGATCACATGAACCGCTGGCGCGGCTCGATGATGGAGATGCACCACATTCCCAACGACGACCAGAAGGTGTTCGACATGATCTGCGATGCCGACACCATTGGCGTGTTCCAGATTGAAAGCCGCGCGCAGATGTCGATGCTGCCGCGCCTGAAGCCACGCTGCTATGAAGACCTGGTGATCGAGGTTGCCATCGTGCGGCCCGGGCCCATCCAGGGCGGCATGGTGCATCCGTATCTCAAGCAGCGCGAGCGAGTGGCCAAGCACTTGCCGATCCATTACGAGAAGGAAGAGCTGAAAGAAGCACTCGGGCGCACGCTGGGCGTGCCGATCTTCCAGGAGCAGGTGATGCAGATCGCCATGATCGCGGCCAAGTTCACCGCCGACGAGGCCGATCAATTGAGGCGCGCCATGGCCGCCTGGAAGCGCAAGGGCGGCCTCGAGAAATTCCACGAGAAGCTCGTGCAAGGGATGGTCGACAACGGCTACAAGGCGTCCTTCGCCGAGGCCATCTTCAAGCAGATCCTCGGTTTTGGCGACTACGGCTTTCCCGAAAGCCATGCCGCGAGCTTTGCGCTGCTGGTCACCGTGAGCAGCTGGCTCAAGAACTACGAGCCTGCCTGCTTTCTGGCGGCCTTGCTCGATTCGCAACCCATGGGCTTCTACAGCCCCTCGCAGCTCGTGCAAGACGCGCGGCGGCATGGCGTGGAGGTGCGGCCGGTCGATGTCACGTGCAGCGACATCGACACCACGCTCGAAGCCCGCGCCCCCGACGCGCCGCGCATGCCGCCTGGCACCGATGCGCGATATGCCGATCGCCTCGGCAACGAGAACCAGCCCGCGGTGCGGCTCGGGTTGAACCGGGTTTCGAGCCTCAGCAAGGAGGGCGCCGAGCGCCTGCTTGCAGCGCGTGCGCAAGCGCCATTCACCAGCACCGAAGACCTCGCCCTGCGCGCCGAACTCGACGGCAAGGACATGGCCGCACTGGCCGCCGCCGATGCGCTGATGTCGCTTTCGGGCCATCGGCGCCAGCAGGTGTGGGACGCCACCGCCCAGCGCCGTTCGCCGGCCTTGCTCAAGGGCGTGCCGATCAACGAGCAGGTTCTGCAATTGCCTGCCGCACCCGAGGGCGAGGAGATCGTGGGCGACTACGCGGCGCTCGGCCTCACGCTGCGGCGCCATCCGCTCGCGCTGCTGCGCCCGCGCCTTGCACGCATGAAGCTCATGAGCGCCGAAGAACTGCGCAGCCTGCCCAGCGGCCAGACCGCGCGCGCCTGCGGCATCGTGAAGGGGCGGCAGCGCCCGGGCACCGCCAACGGCACCATCTTCGTCACGCTCGAGGACGAGACCGGCAATGTCAACGTCATCGTCTGGAGCCATGTCATCGAAGCCTGGCGCGAGCCGCTGCTCAAGTCGCACCTGCTCGCGGTGCAGGGCACCTGGCAGCGCGACGACGAGACCGGCGGCAAGGTGCAGCACCTGATCGCGACCGGCTTCAAGGACCTGACGCCGCTCATGGGCCGGCTGGCGCAGAGCAACACCAGCCGCGATTTTCATTGA